The Venturia canescens isolate UGA chromosome 10, ASM1945775v1, whole genome shotgun sequence genome segment gtaagtgatatttcgtcggggaggctaacattttccataaaaaccatgagttATGGAGTTTTTAAGTTGTTGGAATTTGGCGTATATGAGGCTATTTAGGAGTTCACATTAGCACAGgtggacacacacacgcgcacacacacgcgcgcgcgcgcacacacacacacacacacacacacacaccaaaGTTGCTCTAAACCCGCCCAGCGAAACCACAgccacacatcgaaagtgttctaaacccacccaacgattccgcacatacATCGAAAGTGTTCTGAACCAATACGACGAtttcgcacacacatcaaaagttGTGCCGGATACACATATGCGATGTTTATGCGAAATCGATGGGTGTATTCAGAGCATTTTTGATGCTTGTGTGGTATTGCTGGGCGGGTTTAgaatacctttgatgtgtgtgtgtgtgtgtgtgtatgtgtgtgtgtgtgtgtgtgtgtgtgtgtgtgtgtgtgtgtgtgtgtgtgtgtgtgtgtgtgtgtgtgtgtgtgtgtgtgtgtgtgtgtgtgtgtgtgtgtgtgtgtgtgtgtgtgtgtgtgtgtgtgtgtgtgtgtgtgcgcgcgcccGCGCGCTCTGTCGTGTTgtgaactcaaaaatattaaaatatacCATATtccatcatatttttccaataacttcaaaacctcaaacacatggtttttatggaaaatgttagcctcccccgacgaaatatcatcaatggtaactaatcgaagccgtccatgctaaaaaaaaatttctttcgttgattttcggaaaagtaatcaaactgcataattaccatttttctcagcaacgacgctcctaaactgtccaaaagtttaaaagcgatgacatcattttcattctaatgcctcaacttgcTTAATTCGGCAGGCGCGTGACCACGAGCCTGGTCGTTTTCCGGGAGACTTATTTCTACTCGATCACAAAAATCTTGTGTTCGTCCGTCAAacgattttatttctttcgtcgaggtaaaaagattttcattttgagCTCCGACAAAAAGTGTCTCGCGAACCAACGATTTTACTTTCTCAGTGTTTCTCTCGAAGTCGAATTCGACCGTGCGCAGTGAATTGCGATGAGTTTCTCCACTTCGGCTCGATTCGTCCGAGCAGTTggtcgatttttcatcaaaatccgAATGTTTCCGGGCTCGGATCGCCAGCAGGATCGACAGTGACGTAAAAGCTTGAAGGAAAAATCACATAAAAGCAGAATCGAATTGCACGAGGGCCCTGATAAAACGAGAGTTGTCTCTGTtagctgaaaaataaaacacttTATCGCAGTGCATGGATATACGTCATGCACTTTATTATACGCTCGGCACATAACGGCTCAAGTGATCCGTAACGTATCGAGGTTCGCAGACCTGCCATTATGTTTCACCGTTAATACACATTATGCAGAGTCGTGATATAATATTTTCTGCGGGGGCTCTGGGAGAGGCCGCGGCTCGCGAGTGTCCGAACGGGCGGGGAGAAGCAATAATGATAAATCCAACAAACGAAGAGGAAGAATTTCGCTGCCTTTCGTgtcattttttatcgatttatttttttaattgattttttatcgtttatgGCTCGTTGGATCGAAGTTTTCTGGTCACGATTGACCGTTTTGAGGCCTCGGCTCTTGCTGCAAAGGACGAGAAGCGAAACTGTGATTCGTTCGAAGCCGAAATGCATTTTCAAGAATGTTGGAGGCtcgtgaaaaatgagaaaactaCGAGAAGGATAGAATTCGACGGGTTTCTTCATCGCACGTGGCCCGAGACCTTCGTTAAGGTAAATCGGCGCATTTGGCGAACGGTGAACGTGATAATTTATCGTCGATCGGTGGTAATGGAGGTGAAAGGATAATCGACAGGATTCTACATATCTGGTGAAAACCTCGGAGCAGTGAATATGCGAGTGGATGCCTCGCAGGTGGGAGGAAAAGGGTCGTAAGTGCGAGGGGATTGAGCCGCGCGAGTGACTCGCCGTCGGCCTTATTATCGCGAGCGATTCGACTCGCAAACGCATGCGAGTGAGCTCTCGTTCCGAGCGCGAGTGTTTTCTCTCCGGAGCATTATTAGATCGCTTTGAGGAGGTCGGTGCGAAGCTGAATTCGAGAGGATCGGGGGCCTTGCGTCGCGGACACGTCATCGACCAAACGAGCCGCTTTTTCACTCGGACTCCCGCACCAAAAAACCCTCCGCGGTCCCCGGAAATGGAGCGTTTTTTAGCACCGAGACCTTCGCTCATACTTTTTCACCTCGGTCCGTCAATCCTCCTCGCAAATGGAACTTTCGCACCGGCCTTTTTCTTCGCGTCCTCGCGAATCACCTACGATCCTTCCACCCACTCTTCCCCGCTGCGTTTGTTCTCCTCTCTCGCGCTCTTCCTCTCGCTCCTTCCAACATCTCAGTTCTCTCTTTATGCAAGTGGGGTACGCCGCACGAGGAAGGGGGATGCTGGCTGGTCGGCCGACTATTCGTCGCGACATTCACCCAACGCGGCCTAAACTGGATCAGTTTCGTATTAACGGTCCGCCGTTCGCGCCAGCTTATCGTCCCGCCGAATTCTCTATCGCGATTTCCCTCGGTTCTCATCCCCGAAAAACGTATCTTCGAGTCGGCTTTTCCTGTCGGTTTTACGAGGAACGTCGAAAGTGTTTCGACGCGAGGATTCCGAGCTCTTCTCATCGTCCATTCGAGCTTTTTTCATACCGACACGAAGATGGTGAgttttccattaaaaatcatcgatTCAACCACCTTTTAGACGACTTTCCCGAGCTCGAATTACGAAACGCTTCGCTGCCGTTGCGCTTGGGAATCGATGCAAAAGCGTCGAATTTCCTGGCCAACTTTTTCTCGCGCTCCCTCGCGCGCCCTGTTCGTTTCAACCGCAGAAAACGGATCGACGGCTTCCCGCGCGCGACCGGGCTCAGCGTCGAAGCGATGAAAATCGAATCTAAAGTAATTCGAAgcccattttttccatttttttcctcaaagtgATTTTCTCACAAAAACGGATTTTTCGGGAGATTGCCATTTCCGGGACGCCACGGACTCGCGAGTAGCTACATTTTTCGGGGCTTTTTCACATTCCTCGAGAGGGCCTCGGTACGTCGAAATGTTACGAGAACAATTGGCACACGCGTGAGCTCACCTCAGCCGCGCGCATTATTGTGCAACTCGAAATGCGCGTTAGCAGCAACGAAGAACGCGAAATAACGGGTATTATCGGGACGAGTCAAGTTTCACAGTTTTTAAAGAATGTCAATTATTCTGAGAGACGTTGATCCCCTGTGTAATCAAGAACTCGGTGTACAGACTTAATTTATAGCATTTACTGAACAGGCGGGAGGCGCagaacttttattttctccgcCTCTCTTCGATCCTATTTTTTACAGTGTGCGTTGGCCTGAGCCGGAACCAGGCGAACGCTTTCGCTCGTCCGGAGTAAATAGCCAAAGTTGCAGTAGCGAAATTCGTCGTCGCTTTTCGGTCGCCCTCGATTTTCATCGAGCAGTTTCGAGGGCAGGAAATTTCTTGCATTCTTTCATAATTTTGGCTCGAAGAGTTTGAGTTTTGTTGGAACTTTGCTGATCTCCTTAGAAGGACAAAAACGTGGGGATTTAAGGGGTTTTGGAGGTGGAAAAAGGTTTTCGAGGATCGAGGCAAAAGTTGAGCTGCGACGATGTCAAATTTGACTGTCGCGACTCGTCCTCGAACTGGCGACTCTTCCTCTCCTTATTGAAAACGCCTTTAAGCTCGTTTCCACTTTCTCACTCACTTTCGATTGTGCAACATCGTGGAATTCAGTGCGCACCCGTTCGACCCTCGAACTCGCGAAAATATCGCTGAGGATCGCTCCGAACGTTTTTGTCTCTCGAGTGACCACGAGAGAGTGgagaaaaacatattttttcgccTCAAACGTTTTCCTTTAGACGCTCCGAAAGGCTCCTCAGAATTTCAAACATTccgcgaaatttctcactccAATTGTGATCGATTGACTGAGAATTATCAAAATTCCACTTTTtcgttgcatttttcgaaagtatacgcATATTTCAAAGTATCGCACTAAAATTTAATGAGCATCAGctaaaaattacgtttttggacggctcgttgataaaatctccgaaattAAGCCGATCCTTGgcggaactattttttttgttcaaaaagCCATGAAAAaccgtgctttttcgtagctTTTGTAAAAATGTCTGCCACTTTgtgatttttggaaaaatcttACGCCCCTTTCCCGTCGGAGAACCGAGTAAaacgaatattgaaaaatgtcgttGTGCATTTCGAGAGCGTACTTCTCCAgcccaacactttttatatcctcATTTACGATTTATACTCGtccaaaaaattcgtgaaaacagTATTTTTTGGCCCTCCGATCAGGCTAGACCCCTCAACACGCGGAAGCGTTTCAACACTGCGGTCTCGAAGTGCGGGGTTGTTGTCCCTTTCTCCACGTCGTGCGGAGTCGCTCCGACGCTGCTCTATCGGGTTACCTGCGAGGCTCGAATGGCCCACGTAATCTCATAGAGAGCTCGCACGTGTGTCTCCATATACAGATCAATGTTATTGCAATGAAAGGAAGGCGGAGAGTAGAAGGAGTGATGCAGGATGCGGTCACATGCACGGCTCGGCTGTCACATTGCCACACTTGGAAAACTTTGTCTCCTGAATCACGAGGCTCGTTGCTACTGGTTTAACGAGCGCTCGACGACTCCCGAGGAATGTGAAGCTCAATGTTAAGAGGCAGAGAAATTTATTGTTTCCCGACGAGCACTCAAAATGTGGTGGGCAAAAAGTCTGGCGGTTTTAGTCGGATTGAAagtccttttttcttttactagCAACAACGCGGGCGCTACGCGCCCGCTTTAATTATTACTGTTGATAtctgaaagaaaattatttattttattaaaaatatattaaactataaatattaaaaaaatttttgaaatattaaaatattttatggaCGTAACAAATTGTTTTGTCATTTGAACAAAGTTTCGTTTCAGGTTTTTgattaaaacaacaaaatattttaatatggCTACAATTTCCGTTTCCAgtactgtaaaaaaatattattaaaatgatGATTTGCAACATTGAATAGGTTGTcattaaatatattatttaattatttacaGTATCGTATAATTCTGTGTTTGATTATCTTCGTGGTAAAACGTTGACGATgcttttttcgtaatttcatgcttttcgaagaatttttcatcacgatttcttcaagtttttcaTAACTTTTCGTGGCTCCtcgattttcaatgtttccGAGGATTTTGGACTCGGGGAGCTTCGCCACGATGAGCGAATCTTTGCTTTCTTTTTGCTTCGAGCAGGAACGGGAACGTACGAAAGTTCTTTAGCGAGACAATTTGTGCCGCGAAGTTCCATCCCCGCGGTGCAGCGCGCGCAGAGCGGATCGTAAATCCTTCGATTCTTATCGGGCGACTAGGATCCCGCGCTTTCTCTCTGTTTTTGGGGCCAACGCGGCGATTGATGCTTTCGAACATCTTTTCGTCCTCTCGCCGCTCGTCACTCAGATTCGCTGCGTTGAAGATTGCAACGAATTGTCGTGGCGGAAGATAATCGCGGATGCGCGAAATTGCGCAGtgctcgaatgaaaattcacatgaatttaaagccgaaattaaaaaataaagaaacacgAATTCGGAGTTCTCGGTCGAAAGAGTTTAAAGATGGAACGAAAATTTAAAACTTCTTGAAATTCTCAGAAAATCTTTGCTCCGCGAATAATTACTGGACAACGAATACTTTTTTCGTCGTGCCCAGCACACGATTCGTTTCTATTCCGATACTGACGTATCCTAACGAGCGCGCAACGTAAACTGTCCCATAAAACTGTTCCTTCGAAGCAGAGCAAGGACGAATTTAAATTCGTAACGATGCTGAAAAGGTTTTTCAGCAAAATTTCGCCTCGGGCCGTGCACGCGACTCGTTCGTGGTATTTAAACAAAAGCGAGACAATGTTGAGCTTGCGCGGATTGGTTCGCCCTCGCAATTTCGTCGTGTGCCACCGTTCGCAATGCTAAAACGATAATTTTGCGAAGGAGGATGAATCGAGCTCTGGTTTCTTCGGTTCTTCGAATCGGAAGTGGAATTTGCGGAGCTGAAATTAACCGAACGCCCCGGAAGAAgctgagaagtaaaaaaactttttttccacgAGGCGTTGACggtttcgtcgttttttcacaGCTCACATTCGTCGGGCTGCTTTTATCGGTGACGGCAACGACAGCAGCGCCGCTGGCAAGTGTGCACGTCAAATTCGTCTCCCCGCCGCACGTTTACGAGCACGGACTCACGACGGATGGTAAATAAAAAAGCTTAGAAGCCTCACGAAGGCCCCTTTTGTGCGAAGTTTCCTCGCGCtcagaacgattttttttctccaggaGGCGCCACCATCTCGCAGCAATCTTATCTCTCCATCGGACGACGGATTCCGAGACAGTTCGGTGCGCAAAACGGAAAACCAATTGAGCCGTtcctcgctttttttcatgcgCGAAACTAATTCCTTTCCGGCATTTTCCAGGGCAGAAAATCGGCAGAGTTGTAACGACGAAAAACGCCGAGGCACTCTGGCCGCTCGGACTCTTCGTCGGACCGATCGACGTCAACGATTTAGGATTCAGCTCCGGGGACTCCCACGCCCGACACGTCACGCCGGACTTTTCCAACGGACTCGGTAACAAAACACAGTTTTTTTGTCCCTCGATACTACTTAGGACTGccaagtgacagtttttctaCAAAAACGTCAAGgagaatgaattttcttttaaaaactCACGAGTTTTAATAACTTGCTcgagtttttctcaaaaaaacgtttccgaagGGAAAAAACTGCAGCGGAATCATGACTTTACCAAACCGCGACAGTTTTCCTCGAAGAAGCCCCCGAgtcgataaaatttttcgGAAAACATCGCACGATTACAAAGCATAGTGCGgaaggacaatttttttcaagaaccgGCGCAATCTCACGATTTTACAACGGGACTCTGAGCTCGATGCTAAAAAAAAGGAGCAAAATGATAATTCTTCTTCTAGACGTTGCTGAACGAACATTTTTACCGAAAGAGTTAGGAAATATATCATTTTTGTCACGAAGAATGTTAATCGacgttgaaaaacattgaggaACACTGACGTTTGACGAAACGCGCAGAAATTCCAGATCCCCTGTTGCTCAGAGGAGCCGCAGCGATGAGAGCGATAAACTTCCTTTACGGACGCGGCGAATTGTTTTACGACGATTTTCCCCACGTGCGAGCAGTCTTGAGAAATCAAGAAGAACGAAGGAGAAATGGCCTGGGCGGCAATATACTGGGGAGCCTCCGACCGGTCTCCCCTTTCTACAGAAAAACAATGTTCTAACGCCTACGTCGGTGCGAGCACTAAAGAAAATGCAAGCGATTTATCCCAGTgggtttattttttatgacaATCGTGCCAAATACCTCGTTGAACGGGTATTTTTGCATTTCAAGCGTTcgtattttgtaaaaacaagtttaactgaataaaaaacgaagaggCTTCGAGCCAGGCCTACTTGTATGTGgaattttgtacaattttc includes the following:
- the LOC122417636 gene encoding uncharacterized protein; amino-acid sequence: MLTFVGLLLSVTATTAAPLASVHVKFVSPPHVYEHGLTTDGGATISQQSYLSIGRRIPRQFGQKIGRVVTTKNAEALWPLGLFVGPIDVNDLGFSSGDSHARHVTPDFSNGLEIPDPLLLRGAAAMRAINFLYGRGELFYDDFPHVRAVLRNQEERRRNGLGGNILGSLRPVSPFYRKTMF